CCCCCTGCTGGCCCTGCTGGGTGCATATTTTAGCCATCTGGGCCAAGAGTATGTTGATATACTGTCAGTCATAGCCTTTGGAGCGGGAATGACAGCTATGATATTGCTGGCCCCGGTGGATTCACCCGCGGCTCCTATTATATCGTCACTTCGAAGAAAAAAACTGAAAGGCCTATCCATTATTCTTATGATTTTGGTAACCGCTACAGCGTTGTGGCTTAGAGGCAATCAGTGGCAATATGCGGAAACGGTTCGAGCCTGCGTCAATTTGACTTTACTGTGGACCAGTTTTATGCTCACCGGTTGGGGACGCAAATTAATGTCTTTTATTGACAATATATTCATTAAAAACCAAAAGGAGGTGTAATACGATGCAAAAGATAAAGTCCAAGTTGTTTGTATTTGCAGTTACGGCACTGTTGTTTTTAGCTAATGTAACTGCCGCATCCGCTTGCGCAATTTCTCAATACCAGCCGGAAGTACCTGAAACATTGAGAAGATAAAAAAAATAACTTTTTAGTGTTCTTTTGTATTTAACTATTGCATTAAGGGGTGGAGATTTCCACCCCTTACTAATAAAAAACGTTTATAGAGAAGGTGAAGGACATGGCAACAAATAATATGCTCCACAGGGAAAAAGAACTGCAGGAATATTTAGTTACAACCCATATGCTTTGCCTTCTGATCATGATATCTTCACTGGTGCTCAGTAATAAATTTTTTAGAGCGACTCAGATATATCCCATTATAAATGTGCGTTTTTTTATCTTAGCCGGGCTGGTTGCATTGAGCTTTATCATATTTATAAAAACAAGAAATCATTCTATATTAGATAAAACCGACACCCTTTCCTTGACCAAAGCATCTTATTTATCCTTTCCTTTAATACTTACGGCAATTACCATGTTGGTCGTAGATAACAGCATTGACAATATCGAAACCATCCTGCTGCTGCCCGTCCTGGTGGCTGCTTCCATGACCGGAAAAACAGGCGGAGTGACTATGTCCACCCTGTGCACTTTTTGGTTGCTTTTTCACAGCACTTTAGTAGCTAGCGACATAAATATTTACCAGGCCGTAGAAGCACACCTGCTTTTTATCGGCATGATGTACGTAATGGGTTGGCTCATAGGCGGGCTGACCAACCTGGAAGCGAATCATCGCAAACATTTAAGCCAAAGCCTGCACTCTCTGCAAAAAGAAATTACCTCCCGGGAGAAAGCGGAAGAGCAGCTTAGGATACTATCCTGCGCCGTGGAACAAAGCCCGGCGATGGTGATAATAGCAGACACCGGCGGCAGAATACAGTATGTTAACAACAGTTTCACCCGTGTTACCGACTATTCGTCCGAAGATATGAAAGGCAAAGAGATCTTGGAGTTTTTGGGGGATCAAGCCAAGACATTAAAAGAGCTGACGAATATAATAAAAACAGGCGCGGACTGGAAGGGGGAAATAATCAACAAGAAAAAAAATGGGGAGTATTACTGGGAAAGTACTATCCTTTCTTATCTGAGGGACTCCGAGGGACAAATTACACATATTTTAAAATTTGCTGAAGATATAACCGAGAAAAAGCAAATGGAAAAAGAAATGGCCGACTTGGACCGGCTGAACCTGGTGGGTGAGATGGCAGCCGGTATAGGACATGAAATCAGAAATCCCATGACTACGGTACGCGGCTTTTTACAACTATTAGGCGGCAAGGAAGACTGCCAAAAGTATAAAGAATATTATGATTTAATGATCGAGGAATTAGACCGGGCCAATTCAATTATTAAAGAATATCTTTCTCTGGCTAAGGACAAACCTGTTAACTATAAAATGCAGAACCTGGCAGCAATTGTAAAGACTATAGCCCCGCTGATAAATGCCGACGCCATAAACTCGGGAAAAATTATAGAACTGGACCTCCAGAAGGTACCTGATTTATTGCTTGATGAAAAAGAAATCCGGCAGCTTTTGCTGAATCTGGTCCGCAACGGACTGGAGGCCATGCAGCCCAGGGGCAAACTAACCGTAGGAACATTCATAAACAGCAATGCGGAGGTAGTTTTATCCGTTAAAGATCAAGGTTGCGGCATTGGCCCGGAGGTGCTGAATAAAATTGGCACTCCTTTTTTTACTACCAAAGCAGAAGGAACCGGCCTTGGTTTGGCGGTTTGCTTCAGTATTGCCGCACGACACAACGCAGACATAAAACTGAATACCAGCGCCGAGGGTACTACTTTTTCCGTTATTTTCAAGCAATCGTAATTATCACTAATTGAATTACTAAAACAATTACGTTACTATTAATACATAATGTTTTTATAAATAGCTATAATATTCATTTATTAACCAAACTAACCTTTAATAGACACTTTTATGGGCGGGTGAGGGTTATTAAACTACGTGAAGTTCAGCATATATTAGACGCAGAAGTAATATGCGGTGAAGATTTACTGGATAACGAAGTCGGCTCGGGCTTTGGTTGTGATTTAATCAGTGATTCGCTGTGCTTTTCCAGACCAAACTGTTTACTGATAACCGGGCTTACCAATATTCAGATTGTTCGAGTAGCCGATATGATTGAAGCCAGCGCTATATTATTTGTACGCGGCAAAAAACCGGGACAGGATATCATCCAACTGGCTAAAGATAAACAATTACCGCTGCTGGTAACCAGGCGGTTTCTTTTTGAAAGCTGCGGTTTGTTATACCGGCACGGCCTGCACAGTTCATAGACATCCATGCCGCTTGCACAGCGCCGGCAGAAGGGTGATAATTAACTTACCAACCTGAGCTTTTTCACGGCAGGTTAAACCCGGGGAGAGAGTGATATATATTGCAGATGGAGTTCAGTGTTTGTGGTATGGACTTTAACCGGGCCGGTGAAGCGGCGGCCCAAATTAAAAAAGCCCTGCAGCTGGTGGGCATGCACATGGACACCATGCGGCGAGCTGTTATTGTAGCCTATGAAGCCGAATTAAATATTGTTATACACGCCCGGCAAGGTCGCCTGGTAGCGCATATACACCCGGACCGGGTTGAATTGGAGGCCATAGATGAAGGACCGGGTATACCCGACATACCCCGGGCCATGCAGGAGGGCTACTCCACCGCTCCCGCCCACATCAGGAAAATGGGCTTCGGAGCCGGTATGGGACTGCCCAACATAAAAAAGAGCGCCAGTCAAATGCGGCTTACATCAGAGATTAATGTAGGCACGCGGCTTACGGCAACTATCATTAACCAAACAAGTGGTGATTAATATGTCCCGTTATTTTCACTCAGTCATGCTGGACCAGGATAAATGCAAGGGATGCACTAATTGCATTAAACACTGCCCCACGGAAGCCATCCGGGTACGCGAAGGACGAGCCGTCATTATTGAAGAACGCTGTATTGACTGCGGAGAATGTATTCGCATTTGCCCCAACCGGGCCAAGCTCGCCATCACCGACCCGCTGGAAAGACTGGCGGATTATCAATATACTATCGCTCTGCCGGCCCCGTCATTATATGCCCAGTTCGGTCCGGAAGTACTGCCCGGCAGCATCATCGGCGCTCTTTTAAGTATGGGCTTCGATGAAGTATATGAAGTAGCCGTAGGTGCCGTAGCCGTTTCCAATGCCCTACACCGTTATATCGAGAGCCAATCCGGACACCGGCCGGTGATTTCCTCGGCCTGCCCGGCGGTAGTGCGTTTAATGCAGGTTAGGTTTCCCGGCCTTCTGGAACACATAGCTCCCGTGGAAACCCCCATGGAAATATCAGCCCGTCTGGCCCGGGAAAAGGCGCGGCAAGAGCATGACCTTCCCGATAACGCAATCGGCGTATTTTTTATTACCCCCTGCCCAGCCAAGGTAACAGCTATTAAACAGCCTTTCGGGGAACGCTCCTATGTTGACGGGGCTTTTTCCATGTCCGCCATATACGGTGCTGTATT
This genomic interval from Desulfoscipio sp. XC116 contains the following:
- a CDS encoding accessory gene regulator B family protein, coding for MSYLTFSKRWAGYLSRKNGLPTEQETVLAYVIEVLILNLLNIIFTLLLGALLGVLTGTAACLLTAVLFRHSAGGAHSNSPIRCAAVTIAIFPLLALLGAYFSHLGQEYVDILSVIAFGAGMTAMILLAPVDSPAAPIISSLRRKKLKGLSIILMILVTATALWLRGNQWQYAETVRACVNLTLLWTSFMLTGWGRKLMSFIDNIFIKNQKEV
- a CDS encoding cyclic lactone autoinducer peptide, which gives rise to MQKIKSKLFVFAVTALLFLANVTAASACAISQYQPEVPETLRR
- a CDS encoding ATP-binding protein, which produces MATNNMLHREKELQEYLVTTHMLCLLIMISSLVLSNKFFRATQIYPIINVRFFILAGLVALSFIIFIKTRNHSILDKTDTLSLTKASYLSFPLILTAITMLVVDNSIDNIETILLLPVLVAASMTGKTGGVTMSTLCTFWLLFHSTLVASDINIYQAVEAHLLFIGMMYVMGWLIGGLTNLEANHRKHLSQSLHSLQKEITSREKAEEQLRILSCAVEQSPAMVIIADTGGRIQYVNNSFTRVTDYSSEDMKGKEILEFLGDQAKTLKELTNIIKTGADWKGEIINKKKNGEYYWESTILSYLRDSEGQITHILKFAEDITEKKQMEKEMADLDRLNLVGEMAAGIGHEIRNPMTTVRGFLQLLGGKEDCQKYKEYYDLMIEELDRANSIIKEYLSLAKDKPVNYKMQNLAAIVKTIAPLINADAINSGKIIELDLQKVPDLLLDEKEIRQLLLNLVRNGLEAMQPRGKLTVGTFINSNAEVVLSVKDQGCGIGPEVLNKIGTPFFTTKAEGTGLGLAVCFSIAARHNADIKLNTSAEGTTFSVIFKQS
- a CDS encoding DRTGG domain-containing protein — protein: MRVIKLREVQHILDAEVICGEDLLDNEVGSGFGCDLISDSLCFSRPNCLLITGLTNIQIVRVADMIEASAILFVRGKKPGQDIIQLAKDKQLPLLVTRRFLFESCGLLYRHGLHSS
- a CDS encoding anti-sigma regulatory factor produces the protein MEFSVCGMDFNRAGEAAAQIKKALQLVGMHMDTMRRAVIVAYEAELNIVIHARQGRLVAHIHPDRVELEAIDEGPGIPDIPRAMQEGYSTAPAHIRKMGFGAGMGLPNIKKSASQMRLTSEINVGTRLTATIINQTSGD